A region of Thermovibrio ammonificans HB-1 DNA encodes the following proteins:
- the lpxD gene encoding UDP-3-O-(3-hydroxymyristoyl)glucosamine N-acyltransferase, translating into MRLGEIAQVLGCRVIGDDSVTIKGVAEIHSAGPGQITFLTNPKYRKFLKSTKASAVLVGEPIEGLELPQLVCKEPYVAFAKLLDLFNPETLPAPGVSDSAHICEGVEIGKDCYIGPNVYIGEGTVIGREVYLFPGVYVGRNCRIGDGTVLFPGVKIYDRVKIGRAVRIHAGAVVGSDGFGYAFSKEEKKIYKIPQTGGVVIEDLVEIGANTTIDRGTIGDTVIGEGTKIDNLVQIGHNVKIGRYCFIVSQVGISGSTKIGDFVTLAGKVGVAGHIEIASNVTVAAKAGITKSIKEPGTYAGFPARPYKEWRRIQALVDRLPELYQKIKELARVIKR; encoded by the coding sequence ATGAGGTTAGGGGAGATAGCCCAGGTTCTCGGCTGCAGGGTTATAGGCGACGACTCCGTTACCATAAAAGGCGTTGCCGAAATCCACTCTGCCGGGCCTGGGCAGATAACTTTCCTGACAAATCCTAAGTACAGAAAATTCCTTAAAAGCACAAAGGCTTCGGCCGTTCTCGTCGGCGAGCCTATAGAAGGTCTTGAGCTTCCTCAGCTCGTCTGTAAAGAGCCTTACGTGGCCTTCGCCAAGCTCTTAGACCTTTTCAACCCGGAAACTCTGCCCGCCCCGGGCGTGTCCGACAGCGCCCACATCTGCGAAGGTGTAGAAATCGGGAAAGACTGTTACATAGGCCCCAACGTTTACATCGGCGAGGGAACCGTTATAGGCAGAGAGGTTTACCTCTTCCCCGGGGTCTACGTGGGGCGTAACTGCCGTATAGGCGACGGAACCGTTCTGTTCCCCGGGGTAAAAATTTACGACCGGGTGAAGATAGGCAGGGCCGTAAGGATTCACGCCGGCGCGGTTGTAGGTTCCGACGGTTTCGGCTACGCCTTCAGCAAGGAGGAGAAGAAGATATACAAAATCCCCCAAACCGGCGGCGTTGTTATAGAGGACCTCGTCGAGATAGGGGCCAACACCACCATAGACAGGGGAACGATTGGTGATACGGTAATCGGCGAGGGCACCAAAATAGACAACCTCGTTCAGATAGGCCACAACGTTAAGATAGGTAGGTACTGTTTTATCGTTTCCCAGGTTGGAATCTCGGGGAGCACGAAAATAGGCGACTTTGTTACTCTTGCCGGTAAGGTGGGGGTTGCCGGCCATATAGAGATAGCCAGCAACGTAACCGTTGCCGCAAAGGCCGGTATCACAAAGAGCATTAAGGAGCCGGGCACCTATGCAGGCTTTCCGGCAAGGCCTTACAAGGAGTGGCGCAGAATCCAGGCCCTTGTAGACAGGCTTCCCGAGCTTTACCAGAAAATCAAAGAGCTTGCCAGAGTCATAAAGAGATAG
- a CDS encoding OmpH family outer membrane protein — MRKALLALAVTVLAGTFAPYSTVCAAEAVKYEVYFVNLQRALNESNKGKQARALIDAKIAKAKQKLKQMEAEVRKLQKELQSPVLSQTEKDKKELELQKKLSQIRQFKQETQLEIAQLEQKYTNQILKELVELIRKYRKEKNIPVILDPREAGVIAADPKLDLTDTIIKLYNQQAGR; from the coding sequence ATGAGAAAAGCGCTTTTGGCACTTGCCGTTACGGTTTTGGCAGGAACGTTTGCGCCCTACTCGACCGTTTGTGCTGCCGAGGCCGTTAAGTACGAAGTCTACTTTGTTAACCTTCAGAGGGCCCTTAACGAGTCTAACAAGGGTAAGCAGGCAAGGGCCCTGATAGATGCGAAGATAGCCAAGGCGAAGCAGAAGCTCAAGCAGATGGAGGCCGAGGTAAGGAAGCTCCAGAAGGAGCTTCAGAGCCCCGTTCTCAGCCAAACCGAGAAAGACAAGAAAGAGCTTGAGCTTCAGAAGAAACTCAGCCAGATAAGGCAGTTCAAGCAGGAGACCCAGCTCGAAATAGCCCAGCTCGAGCAGAAGTACACCAACCAGATACTCAAGGAACTTGTGGAGCTTATCCGCAAGTACCGCAAGGAAAAAAACATCCCCGTTATACTGGACCCGAGGGAGGCCGGCGTTATAGCCGCCGACCCGAAGTTGGACCTTACCGATACCATAATTAAACTCTACAATCAGCAGGCGGGAAGATGA
- the bamA gene encoding outer membrane protein assembly factor BamA, giving the protein MKKLFLCLFLLCALFVPSLAKEQFVGEKVEKVEVIGNELVPKSTILYYISEKPGTTFSPEKVAKDIRTLFKLGYFENISVDVKQGKKGVILRYFVKEKPIITDIVFKGNKHVSSRKLKKALGLVTEEGEETKLQTPLSYKYLDKLVQKIKAYYAKHGFSGTEVYYTIERVSPTKAVATFVINEGKQATVCDTEIKGNKAISASDIKDVLVTKEKSILHLRFTAPLSKENLKKDVERIKKLYYSRGYLDVEVGKPVVVHEKGNCYKVVYVIKHEGKPYRFGKILFEGNRLFSARDFLKLDKKVRPGKRFNQKAIEELKRRIIRKYGELGYIFAVVNPEVRLHPDKHTADVIFHIYEGERAYIRWIRIHGNVATRDRTIRRELDLYETGVFNTVRLERSVRRLFNTGYFENVEVKPKVIEGTNKVDVDVDVKERLTGVFSIGAGYSSVSKLVAMASISKGNLFGTGDSGSISLQAGSRVFDFSLSYNHMWWLDRPQTLSLGLYHNRYEYFTYTTKKTGFSALVSRRWREDWNVGLGYLIERDKITDISDTAPDIVKSEEGTHRIGMVTTFVSRDLRDNRFLPHRGTYFRTTLQVASNVFGGDRDFYKLVGDYAYYFNLNDLPVDWELPFVASVHARIGYASAFGGTSRLPIDYRFYVGGDTTIRGFKWGEAGPKDSNGDPEGANRELIFNFQLGYDVTKMLRLIAFVDVGGGWWDKYDLGRLRKSAGVGLRVLTPMGPIRLDLGWKLDRKPGESASEWHFGMGSYF; this is encoded by the coding sequence ATGAAGAAGCTGTTTTTATGCCTTTTCCTTCTCTGTGCGCTCTTTGTCCCTTCCCTTGCTAAAGAGCAGTTCGTCGGCGAGAAGGTTGAGAAAGTAGAGGTTATAGGCAACGAGCTCGTTCCGAAGAGCACGATTCTCTACTACATATCCGAAAAGCCCGGAACAACTTTTTCACCCGAGAAGGTTGCCAAGGATATAAGAACCCTCTTTAAGCTCGGCTACTTCGAGAACATATCGGTTGACGTAAAGCAGGGTAAAAAGGGCGTTATCCTGAGGTACTTTGTTAAGGAGAAGCCCATAATTACCGACATCGTTTTTAAGGGGAACAAGCACGTCTCCTCCCGGAAGCTTAAGAAGGCCCTCGGGCTTGTTACCGAGGAGGGAGAAGAAACAAAACTTCAGACTCCTCTGAGCTACAAGTACCTCGATAAACTCGTTCAGAAGATAAAGGCCTACTACGCCAAGCACGGCTTCTCCGGAACGGAGGTCTACTACACGATAGAGAGGGTTTCCCCCACGAAGGCGGTTGCAACCTTCGTGATAAACGAGGGTAAGCAGGCCACCGTTTGCGACACAGAGATAAAGGGCAACAAGGCCATATCTGCCAGCGACATAAAGGATGTGCTTGTTACCAAGGAGAAGTCTATACTCCACCTGCGGTTTACAGCTCCCCTTTCCAAGGAGAACCTTAAAAAGGACGTGGAGAGGATAAAGAAGCTCTACTACAGCCGCGGCTACCTCGATGTGGAGGTGGGTAAGCCGGTTGTTGTTCACGAGAAGGGCAACTGCTACAAAGTTGTTTACGTTATAAAACACGAGGGTAAGCCCTACAGGTTCGGCAAGATACTCTTTGAGGGCAACAGGCTCTTCAGTGCCCGTGATTTCCTGAAGCTTGATAAGAAGGTTAGGCCCGGTAAGCGGTTTAACCAGAAGGCTATAGAGGAGCTCAAAAGGCGCATAATCAGAAAGTACGGAGAGCTGGGCTACATCTTTGCCGTTGTAAACCCCGAGGTGAGGCTTCACCCGGATAAGCACACGGCCGACGTTATCTTCCACATTTACGAAGGTGAGCGGGCCTATATCAGGTGGATAAGGATTCACGGCAACGTGGCTACGAGGGATAGGACTATAAGGAGGGAGCTCGACCTTTACGAGACCGGCGTTTTCAACACGGTTCGCCTTGAGCGCTCCGTCAGGAGGCTCTTTAACACCGGCTACTTTGAGAACGTTGAGGTTAAGCCTAAAGTTATTGAGGGAACTAACAAGGTTGATGTAGACGTTGACGTTAAGGAGCGCCTGACTGGCGTTTTCTCTATAGGTGCGGGCTACAGCTCTGTTTCAAAGCTGGTTGCGATGGCGAGCATCTCTAAGGGGAACCTGTTCGGGACCGGAGACTCCGGCTCCATCAGCCTGCAGGCCGGTTCAAGGGTCTTCGACTTCTCCCTTTCCTATAACCATATGTGGTGGCTCGACAGGCCCCAGACCCTCTCTCTGGGCCTCTACCACAACAGGTACGAGTACTTCACCTACACGACCAAGAAGACCGGCTTTTCCGCCCTTGTAAGCCGCCGCTGGAGGGAAGACTGGAACGTAGGTCTGGGTTACCTCATAGAGAGGGATAAGATTACCGACATAAGCGATACGGCCCCCGACATTGTAAAGAGCGAAGAGGGGACCCACCGTATAGGAATGGTTACCACCTTTGTTTCCCGGGACCTCAGGGATAACAGGTTCCTCCCCCACAGGGGAACCTACTTCCGCACTACCCTGCAGGTGGCCAGTAACGTTTTCGGCGGAGACAGGGACTTTTACAAGCTGGTTGGCGACTACGCTTACTACTTCAACTTAAACGACCTGCCCGTTGACTGGGAACTTCCCTTCGTCGCCTCGGTTCACGCCCGCATCGGCTACGCGAGCGCCTTCGGCGGAACGAGCCGGCTGCCGATAGACTACAGGTTCTACGTAGGCGGCGATACCACTATAAGGGGATTCAAGTGGGGTGAGGCCGGCCCGAAGGACTCCAACGGTGACCCCGAGGGAGCCAACAGGGAGCTCATTTTCAACTTCCAGCTGGGTTACGACGTTACCAAGATGCTCAGGCTTATAGCCTTTGTAGATGTTGGAGGAGGCTGGTGGGATAAGTACGACTTGGGCAGGCTCAGGAAGTCGGCCGGTGTTGGCCTCAGGGTACTGACGCCGATGGGGCCCATAAGGCTCGACCTGGGCTGGAAGCTCGACAGGAAGCCCGGAGAGAGTGCCTCCGAGTGGCACTTCGGCATGGGAAGCTACTTCTAA
- a CDS encoding sensor histidine kinase gives MEGVLTALVIFLVLLFSVATLAFLYERRKRRELLNQMRRLRRELRRREPPVDRSKLLARALSLIREGIVIMDPYGRIVFTNRFARELLDIKPEDTGKFFYQAIKNFDIVSLINEAFNEKYKVWQEKKVKDRYVQIIFGSDMDEKVLLLIDLTPIKQYENLKKDFIANASHELKTPLAALKLSLEALEEECGNNPKASHFVKRALERITFMEQLIEDFLTLSRLDSTNLTVKLQEVELLPLVREILKGLSDFIVRKQLKVKLSVPQEAAVYADEKMLYAVLKNLIDNAIKYNRDGGEIEISFREHAKEVEISVCDTGYGIPKSHLPFIFERFYRVERSRSRKLGGTGLGLSIVKLAVDKMGGKVEVETREGEGTCFRVYLPKRGV, from the coding sequence TTGGAAGGTGTTCTGACCGCCCTGGTCATATTTCTCGTGCTGCTTTTCTCCGTTGCCACTCTTGCTTTTCTCTACGAGAGGCGTAAGAGGAGGGAGCTTCTGAACCAGATGCGCCGGCTGAGGCGGGAGCTCCGACGCCGGGAGCCCCCCGTAGACCGCTCTAAGCTCCTTGCCCGTGCCCTCTCGCTCATTCGCGAGGGAATAGTGATAATGGACCCTTACGGCAGGATTGTTTTCACCAACCGGTTTGCGAGGGAGCTCCTTGATATAAAGCCCGAGGATACCGGTAAGTTCTTCTACCAGGCGATAAAGAACTTCGACATAGTCTCCCTCATAAACGAGGCTTTTAACGAGAAGTACAAGGTGTGGCAGGAGAAAAAGGTTAAAGACCGTTACGTTCAGATAATTTTCGGCTCCGATATGGACGAGAAGGTTCTGCTCCTCATAGACTTAACGCCCATAAAGCAGTATGAGAACCTGAAAAAGGACTTTATAGCCAACGCCTCCCACGAGCTCAAAACGCCCCTTGCGGCCCTGAAGCTCTCCCTTGAAGCCCTTGAGGAGGAGTGTGGTAACAACCCTAAGGCCTCCCACTTCGTTAAGAGGGCCCTTGAGAGGATTACTTTCATGGAGCAGCTCATAGAGGACTTCCTGACCCTCTCGAGGCTCGACAGTACAAACCTTACGGTGAAGCTCCAGGAAGTTGAGCTTCTCCCCCTTGTAAGAGAGATACTGAAGGGGCTCTCCGACTTTATAGTGAGGAAGCAGCTGAAGGTGAAGCTCTCGGTTCCCCAGGAGGCGGCCGTTTACGCCGACGAGAAGATGCTCTATGCAGTTTTGAAGAACCTCATAGATAACGCCATAAAGTACAACAGGGACGGTGGAGAGATTGAAATCTCCTTCAGGGAGCACGCCAAGGAGGTTGAGATATCGGTTTGCGATACCGGTTACGGTATTCCTAAGTCCCACCTGCCTTTCATCTTTGAGCGGTTTTACCGGGTTGAGCGCTCGAGGTCGAGGAAGCTGGGAGGAACGGGGCTCGGCCTCTCGATAGTGAAGCTGGCCGTTGACAAGATGGGAGGTAAGGTTGAGGTTGAGACCCGCGAGGGGGAGGGAACCTGTTTCCGCGTTTACCTTCCGAAAAGGGGCGTGTGA
- the gap gene encoding type I glyceraldehyde-3-phosphate dehydrogenase — MAVKVAINGFGRIGRSFYRIAHSHPEIEVVAINDLTDAKTLAHLLKYDSVHGRFNAEVYAEGDSIVIDGKSIKVYADPNPEELPWGELGVDVVLEATGRFRDREGASKHLKAGAKRVVISAPAKEPDITIVMGVNNKEYDPEKHRIVSNASCTTNCLAPVAKVLLEKFGIVSGFLTTVHSYTMDQRLLDAPHKDLRRARAAALSMIPTTTGAAKAVGLVIPELKGKFNGIAIRVPTADVSLIDFVCEVEREVTVEEVNAALKEAAEGELKGILGYSEEPLVSIDYLGDPHSSIVDGLSTDVINGKLVKVLAWYDNEWGYSNRLVDLIAYMASVGV, encoded by the coding sequence ATGGCTGTTAAAGTAGCCATAAATGGATTCGGCAGAATCGGAAGGAGCTTCTACCGAATCGCCCACAGCCACCCCGAAATAGAGGTGGTTGCAATCAACGACCTTACAGACGCAAAAACCCTCGCCCACCTGCTCAAGTACGACTCGGTCCACGGCAGGTTCAACGCAGAAGTTTACGCCGAAGGAGACTCCATAGTAATAGACGGCAAGTCCATCAAGGTTTACGCCGACCCCAACCCCGAGGAGCTTCCCTGGGGTGAGCTGGGAGTAGACGTAGTTCTGGAGGCAACCGGAAGGTTCCGCGACAGGGAAGGTGCAAGCAAGCACCTTAAGGCCGGGGCAAAGAGGGTTGTAATCTCCGCACCGGCAAAGGAGCCCGACATAACAATCGTTATGGGCGTAAACAACAAAGAGTACGACCCCGAAAAGCACAGAATCGTATCCAACGCCTCCTGCACAACGAACTGCCTCGCCCCCGTTGCAAAGGTGCTCCTTGAGAAGTTCGGCATAGTTTCGGGTTTCCTCACAACGGTACACTCCTACACAATGGACCAGAGGCTCCTTGATGCTCCCCACAAAGACTTAAGGCGTGCAAGGGCTGCAGCCCTCTCGATGATTCCGACAACCACCGGAGCCGCAAAGGCCGTAGGCCTTGTAATCCCCGAGCTCAAAGGGAAGTTCAACGGAATCGCCATAAGGGTTCCCACTGCAGACGTTTCACTTATCGACTTCGTCTGCGAGGTTGAGAGGGAAGTTACCGTAGAGGAGGTAAACGCCGCCCTTAAAGAGGCCGCAGAGGGAGAGCTCAAAGGGATACTCGGATACAGCGAAGAGCCTCTGGTTTCCATAGACTACCTCGGCGACCCCCACTCCTCGATAGTTGACGGCCTCTCAACCGATGTAATCAACGGCAAGCTGGTTAAGGTTCTCGCCTGGTACGACAACGAGTGGGGCTACTCAAACAGGCTGGTAGACCTCATAGCCTACATGGCTTCCGTAGGCGTTTAG
- a CDS encoding CvpA family protein: protein MGLPTMNVLDGLIIIILGWNLIRGFNKGLVEELLSLSGMVVSLYGAYKLTPFVAKKLVGYADPTTLLFTGAVVYTVLYLVAKYFASLIDRKVRKTALNFINNVLGFFFGIFRGYFIAAVIVFIVAVISPDGYLIKRSSLGGMTVPLINKALEYLPDMNKKVLRNWRIAEGYLVRNWYRLIGKAREEAPRLKSRLKEEEKKL from the coding sequence ATGGGACTGCCTACGATGAACGTTCTTGACGGCCTGATAATCATCATTCTCGGTTGGAACCTGATAAGGGGCTTTAACAAGGGGCTCGTAGAGGAGCTTCTCTCCCTTTCCGGAATGGTGGTCAGCCTCTACGGTGCCTATAAGCTCACCCCCTTTGTTGCCAAGAAGCTGGTAGGTTACGCCGACCCTACAACCCTCCTCTTTACCGGGGCCGTTGTCTATACGGTTCTCTACCTTGTTGCCAAGTACTTCGCCTCTTTAATAGACAGGAAGGTCAGGAAAACCGCCCTCAACTTCATCAACAACGTTCTCGGCTTCTTCTTCGGCATCTTCAGGGGCTACTTCATAGCCGCCGTTATCGTTTTCATCGTTGCGGTTATCTCCCCCGACGGCTACCTGATAAAGCGCTCCAGCTTGGGCGGGATGACCGTTCCCCTTATAAATAAGGCCCTTGAGTACCTGCCCGATATGAATAAAAAGGTTTTGAGGAACTGGCGCATTGCCGAAGGATACCTTGTGAGGAACTGGTACAGGCTTATAGGGAAGGCCCGGGAGGAAGCTCCCAGGCTCAAGTCCCGGCTGAAGGAAGAGGAGAAGAAGCTCTAA
- the nadC gene encoding carboxylating nicotinate-nucleotide diphosphorylase — MNPLLVEQLIVNFLNEDLGVVGDITSSALPSKRVEAVFIAKEECLLCGLPFARKVFSLYDPSVEFTPLLGEGELLKPGTVFARVEGPVSSILTCERTALNLLQRLSGIATNTRRFVEALKGSRVKLLDTRKTTPGLRLFEKYATRVGGALNHRFGLYDAVMVKDNHIAACGGVEEAVRRVCAVKPATAKVEVEVQNWNELRQLLPVLDLVDIVMLDNWPLEEVPEAVELLRKRSSVKIELSGGITLDTLKRVAALPVDYVSTSKLITAATWVDLSVEVCGDGTAYDERS; from the coding sequence GTGAACCCTCTTCTGGTTGAGCAGTTAATTGTAAACTTTCTCAACGAAGACCTGGGCGTTGTTGGGGATATTACCAGTAGCGCCCTGCCCTCCAAAAGGGTAGAGGCCGTTTTTATAGCCAAGGAGGAGTGCCTCCTGTGCGGCCTTCCCTTTGCTCGCAAGGTCTTCTCCCTTTACGACCCTTCAGTGGAGTTTACTCCCCTTTTGGGTGAGGGGGAGCTTTTAAAGCCCGGGACGGTTTTCGCGAGAGTTGAGGGTCCGGTTTCCTCGATTCTCACCTGTGAGAGAACCGCTCTGAACCTCCTTCAGCGTTTAAGCGGTATAGCCACCAACACCAGACGGTTCGTAGAGGCGCTGAAGGGCTCTCGGGTGAAGCTCCTTGACACCAGAAAAACGACTCCCGGCCTCAGGCTCTTTGAGAAGTACGCCACCAGGGTGGGAGGTGCCCTTAACCACCGGTTCGGCCTTTACGATGCCGTTATGGTTAAAGATAACCACATAGCAGCCTGCGGCGGTGTAGAGGAGGCCGTCAGGCGGGTTTGTGCCGTTAAGCCGGCAACCGCAAAGGTCGAGGTGGAGGTTCAGAACTGGAACGAGCTCCGCCAACTCCTTCCCGTTTTAGACCTTGTAGACATAGTTATGCTCGACAACTGGCCCCTTGAGGAAGTTCCCGAGGCGGTAGAGCTCTTAAGAAAGCGCTCCTCGGTTAAAATTGAGCTGTCGGGAGGTATAACCCTTGATACCCTGAAGAGGGTGGCCGCCCTTCCCGTTGACTACGTTTCCACGAGTAAGCTTATAACTGCCGCTACCTGGGTCGATTTAAGCGTAGAGGTGTGTGGGGATGGGACTGCCTACGATGAACGTTCTTGA
- the pgsA gene encoding CDP-diacylglycerol--glycerol-3-phosphate 3-phosphatidyltransferase: MVTVPNLITLFRVFMVPAFIMASFYREFKLALLVFLAAAVSDALDGFLARRLNQVSQLGVIMDPLADKALIDSGFLFLSYADGKIPPWLTVIVISRDLLILSGGWLLSAFGKLKKLRPTPLGKATAFLQFTTILITLLHLNFQLCNTICLKGLYLTTAAFTVASAVEYTVKGIGELSSE; this comes from the coding sequence GTGGTAACCGTTCCCAACCTGATAACGCTCTTCAGGGTCTTTATGGTACCAGCATTCATTATGGCCTCTTTTTACAGGGAGTTCAAGCTGGCACTCTTGGTTTTCCTTGCCGCCGCAGTGAGCGACGCCCTCGACGGCTTCCTGGCAAGGCGCCTGAACCAGGTTTCCCAGCTGGGCGTAATCATGGACCCGCTGGCAGACAAAGCCCTCATAGACTCGGGTTTCCTCTTCCTCTCCTACGCAGACGGCAAGATACCGCCGTGGCTAACGGTGATAGTGATTTCCCGGGACCTCCTCATACTCTCAGGAGGGTGGCTGCTGTCTGCATTCGGCAAGCTCAAGAAGCTCCGCCCCACGCCCCTGGGGAAGGCCACTGCGTTTTTGCAGTTCACAACCATACTGATAACGCTGCTCCACTTGAACTTCCAGCTGTGTAACACTATCTGTTTAAAGGGGCTCTACTTAACAACGGCGGCCTTCACCGTTGCCTCTGCCGTTGAGTACACGGTGAAGGGGATAGGGGAGCTCAGTAGTGAGTAG
- a CDS encoding AI-2E family transporter: MSRYLAEIYLFTTIVVLIALLFLLKPAVMPFFIASTVAYLFHPLFGFFKKSFKGNVKLAAASTLAAIGLVIFITLFIILPTIFEQVQSFITYLPTLMQKLDAVIYKTFGEHLLKRFHFNAEGFHEIIKELYSKLGNLPIGNLLSKLFSGVFSILSILINLFVIPFLTYYFLTTGDKVLELYIKTAPKRIQAELKALIDKVHSSLSSYLLGQVAVAVFVGVYLSVGLWLVKIKYALLIGFIAGVLNMIPYVGFFSGLIPSLLLAAFDNGTWSAVIGVLIVFLTEVGLENLIYPLVMSRTTGINPILILLATFVGGYAGGFLGIVIAVPVAVMAVPIFESFLEKKEGSIATGGNG, translated from the coding sequence GTGAGTAGATACCTTGCGGAAATCTACCTGTTTACAACCATCGTTGTCCTGATTGCCCTGCTCTTCCTGCTGAAGCCCGCCGTAATGCCCTTCTTCATAGCATCAACGGTGGCCTACCTGTTCCACCCACTATTTGGCTTTTTCAAAAAGAGCTTCAAGGGGAACGTTAAGCTGGCGGCCGCCTCAACGCTGGCCGCAATAGGGCTCGTAATCTTCATCACCCTTTTCATCATACTCCCAACAATCTTCGAACAGGTTCAGAGCTTCATCACCTACCTGCCCACGCTTATGCAGAAGCTCGACGCCGTAATCTACAAAACCTTCGGAGAGCACCTGCTAAAAAGGTTCCACTTCAACGCAGAAGGCTTCCACGAGATAATCAAGGAGCTCTACAGCAAACTCGGGAACCTGCCCATAGGGAACCTGCTATCGAAGCTCTTCTCGGGGGTCTTCTCCATACTCTCGATACTCATCAACCTGTTCGTAATCCCCTTCCTCACCTACTACTTCTTAACAACCGGAGACAAGGTTTTAGAGCTCTACATAAAAACGGCCCCCAAGAGGATACAGGCCGAGCTTAAGGCCCTGATAGACAAGGTCCACTCCTCCCTGTCGAGCTACCTGCTGGGGCAGGTGGCCGTTGCGGTTTTCGTAGGGGTCTACCTAAGCGTAGGGCTGTGGCTTGTAAAGATAAAGTACGCGCTCCTCATAGGGTTCATTGCAGGCGTTTTAAACATGATTCCCTACGTCGGCTTCTTCTCGGGCCTCATACCGTCGCTCCTGCTTGCGGCCTTCGACAACGGAACCTGGAGCGCCGTTATAGGGGTTTTAATCGTTTTCCTCACTGAAGTGGGGCTCGAGAACCTGATTTACCCGCTGGTTATGAGCAGAACAACCGGAATAAACCCGATACTGATTCTCCTTGCAACCTTCGTAGGAGGCTACGCCGGAGGCTTCCTCGGCATCGTGATAGCGGTTCCAGTTGCGGTAATGGCAGTTCCAATATTCGAGAGCTTCCTGGAGAAAAAGGAGGGAAGCATTGCTACTGGGGGTAACGGGTAA
- the coaE gene encoding dephospho-CoA kinase (Dephospho-CoA kinase (CoaE) performs the final step in coenzyme A biosynthesis.) yields the protein MLLGVTGNIGAGKSTFCAFLKSFGLPVYSADDIGKELLKKNAPAHGPVVEAFGKQILRPDGEISTKKLADLVFREPEKLKLLTSITHPLILERIAQIGSKHPLAVVEAAVMVEYGWQEHFDKVAVVFAYRGQRILRAARKFGIAEALRRDSLQLPYGEKLKYAHYLICNTDSPLHLKEQAEKLAKELEVL from the coding sequence TTGCTACTGGGGGTAACGGGTAACATAGGGGCGGGAAAGTCCACTTTCTGTGCCTTCTTAAAGAGCTTCGGCCTTCCCGTTTACAGCGCAGACGACATAGGCAAAGAGCTCCTGAAGAAAAACGCCCCGGCCCACGGGCCCGTAGTTGAAGCCTTCGGCAAGCAGATACTCAGGCCCGACGGCGAGATATCCACCAAAAAGCTTGCCGACCTGGTATTCAGAGAGCCCGAGAAGCTGAAGCTCCTCACCTCCATAACCCACCCCCTAATACTGGAAAGGATAGCCCAGATAGGCTCAAAACACCCCTTGGCGGTGGTTGAAGCGGCAGTAATGGTGGAGTACGGCTGGCAGGAGCACTTCGACAAGGTGGCCGTTGTGTTCGCCTACAGGGGTCAGAGAATCCTGAGGGCAGCCCGGAAGTTCGGGATAGCAGAGGCCCTAAGGAGAGATTCCCTTCAGCTTCCCTACGGGGAAAAGTTAAAATACGCCCATTACCTCATATGCAACACAGACTCACCGCTACACCTAAAAGAGCAGGCGGAAAAACTGGCAAAGGAGCTGGAGGTCCTGTGA
- a CDS encoding TIGR00282 family metallophosphoesterase yields MRVALIGDVVGRPGRRALHLWLQEHGKEIDLCIANGENAAGGFGLTEKITKALLSYGVDVITGGNHTFDKKEIFQFIDNYPILRPANYPEGTPGKGFITVEVKGLKVLVVNLMGRVFMECLDNPFKVFDKVVEENEADLVIVDFHGEASSEKQAFGFYADGRATAVYGTHTHVQTADLRLLPKGTLYITDLGMCGATDSVIGMEPAEGVERFVKQLPVRFKVPEKPKLIQLCGVVFEYDPQLKQITSFERIYKLYERREDGSYTGR; encoded by the coding sequence GTGAGAGTAGCCCTTATAGGGGACGTTGTAGGCAGGCCCGGAAGGAGGGCCCTCCACCTGTGGCTTCAGGAGCACGGAAAGGAGATAGACCTCTGCATAGCGAACGGCGAGAACGCCGCCGGAGGCTTCGGGCTCACCGAGAAGATAACCAAAGCCCTCCTCTCCTACGGCGTAGACGTTATAACGGGAGGTAACCACACCTTCGACAAGAAGGAGATTTTCCAGTTCATAGACAACTACCCCATTTTAAGGCCGGCCAACTACCCCGAGGGCACGCCCGGCAAAGGGTTCATAACCGTAGAGGTTAAAGGGCTGAAAGTTCTGGTTGTTAACCTGATGGGCCGGGTGTTTATGGAGTGCCTGGACAACCCCTTCAAAGTGTTCGACAAAGTGGTAGAGGAGAACGAGGCAGACCTTGTAATAGTTGACTTCCACGGGGAAGCTTCCTCCGAGAAGCAGGCCTTCGGGTTCTACGCAGACGGCAGGGCAACGGCCGTTTACGGAACCCACACCCACGTTCAGACGGCCGACCTGAGGCTGCTGCCTAAAGGAACACTCTACATAACCGACTTAGGGATGTGCGGCGCAACAGACTCGGTAATAGGGATGGAGCCGGCAGAGGGGGTCGAAAGGTTCGTTAAGCAGCTGCCGGTCCGCTTTAAGGTCCCCGAAAAGCCGAAGCTCATTCAGCTGTGCGGCGTTGTGTTTGAATACGACCCTCAGCTCAAGCAGATAACCTCCTTTGAGAGAATCTACAAGCTCTACGAGAGGAGAGAAGATGGCAGTTATACTGGACGGTAA